Proteins from a genomic interval of Diospyros lotus cultivar Yz01 chromosome 6, ASM1463336v1, whole genome shotgun sequence:
- the LOC127803454 gene encoding pentatricopeptide repeat-containing protein At5g40400, with protein MNRSSINKIIVRSIDNGSLISKLSFSSSSSISSLENPSNSQTKSLSNPFYSFLPRTQNPNNIVDLTCSNLKQHGSDFALVQKEMQGLLPHLGTREMSRVLLRCQSDSSKALTFFYWIRNDLGLIPSTKNYCIIVHILAWSRKYSQASKLLSELIGLSKNDLACDNVFESLVLCTDECNWNPVVFDMLVKAYVRVGMTQEGLEAFRKMVKLGLVPSVVTCNCLLDGFSKSNCTGHCWEIYEGMGKIGIQPNSYTFNILTHVLCKSGDVDKTNEFLEKMEEQGFDPDIVTYNTLIDSYCKKGKLKEAFYLYKIMYRRGVMPDLISYTALMNGFCKVGKLREAHQLLHRLIHRGLTPDVVTYNTLICGYCKEGMMQESRLLLVDMIGNGIRPDDFTCWILVEGYGKEGRLLSALNVIVELERFGVIVSADIYYYLIVTLCNDNRPCAAKNFLERVSRAGHKPKEEIYNVLIHSLCKCNFIEEALLLKAEMICKDMKPNLVAYKSLIGCLCALNRSTEGENLTREMIEFGASPDIATCRTLINGLCRERNLCKAESLLFLFAEEFQIWDTNSCNSILKILCEGGDVGKLMEFQDNMMKVGFAPNSLTFKYVIHGISKSVRSEENASLTGKC; from the coding sequence ATGAATCGATCatcaattaacaaaatcatTGTAAGATCAATCGACAACGGGAGTCTTATATCCAAACTATCATTCTCTTCATCGTCTTCAATTTCATCTCTCGAAAACCCATCAAATTCTCAGACTAAATCTCTCTCGAACCCATTTTACAGTTTCCTTCCTCGTACCCAAAACCCTAATAATATAGTGGATCTCACTTGCTCAAATCTCAAACAACATGGTTCCGATTTTGCCCTTGTTCAGAAAGAGATGCAAGGGCTTCTTCCTCACCTGGGGACCCGTGAAATGTCTAGGGTTTTGTTGAGATGCCAATCTGATTCTTCAAAAGCACTCACGTTCTTTTACTGGATCAGAAATGATCTGGGTCTTATACCATCGACTAAGAACTATTGTATTATTGTTCACATATTGGCATGGTCTCGGAAATATTCGCAGGCATCAAAACTGTTATCTGAATTGATAGGGCTGAGTAAGAATGATCTGGCATGTGACAATGTTTTTGAAAGTTTGGTTCTCTGTACAGATGAGTGTAACTGGAATCCAGTTGTTTTTGATATGCTTGTTAAGGCTTACGTGAGAGTGGGTATGACTCAAGAAGGCTTAGAGGCTTTTAGGAAAATGGTGAAGCTTGGATTGGTACCTAGTGTTGTTACATGTAATTGTCTTTTGGATGGATTTTCAAAGTCAAATTGTACTGGTCACTGCTGGGAAATCTATGAAGGCATGGGGAAAATTGGGATACAACCCAATTCATATACTTTTAATATATTGACCCATGTCTTGTGTAAAAGTGGAGATGTGGATAAGACAAATGAGTTCTTGGAGAAGATGGAAGAACAAGGGTTTGATCCTGATATTGTGACATACAATACTTTGATTGATAGTTACTGTAAGAAGGGAAAATTGAAAGAagcattttatttgtataaGATCATGTATAGGAGAGGTGTTATGCCGGATCTGATTTCATATACTGCCTTGATGAATGGTTTTTGTAAAGTTGGAAAACTAAGAGAGGCTCATCAGCTTTTACATAGGTTGATTCATAGAGGATTGACTCCAGATGTTGTAACATATAATACTCTTATATGCGGTTACTGCAAGGAGGGAATGATGCAAGAATCTAGATTGTTATTGGTTGACATGATTGGCAATGGGATTCGTCCTGATGATTTCACCTGTTGGATTCTTGTAGAAGGATATGGAAAAGAGGGCAGGTTGCTTTCTGCGCTGAATGTGATAGTGGAGCTTGAGAGGTTTGGAGTCATAGTTTCTGCAGATATTTACTATTACCTAATTGTTACTTTGTGTAATGATAATAGACCCTGTGCAGCAAAGAATTTTTTGGAGAGAGTGTCTCGAGCTGGTCACAAGCCTAAAGAGGAAATTTATAACGTGTTGATTCATTCTCTCTGCAAATGCAATTTTATCGAGGAGGCATTACTGTTGAAAGCTGAGATGATTTGTAAGGATATGAAGCCTAATTTAGTTGCTTATAAGTCTCTTATAGGCTGCCTGTGTGCATTAAATAGAAGTACTGAGGGTGAGAACTTAACGAGAGAAATGATTGAATTTGGTGCAAGTCCTGATATTGCAACTTGCAGAACTTTGATAAATGGGCTCTGCAGGGAAAGAAACCTTTGTAAAGCAGAATCCCTACTTTTCTTATTTGCTGAGGAATTTCAAATTTGGGACACAAATAGTTGTAATTCAATCCTTAAGATTCTCTGTGAGGGGGGAGATGTTGGTAAGTTGATGGAGTTTCAGGATAACATGATGAAAGTGGGCTTCGCACCGAATAGCCTTACATTCAAGTATGTAATACATGGGATATCTAAATCTGTAAGATCAGAAGAAAATGCATCTTTGACTGGGAAATGCTGA
- the LOC127803453 gene encoding zinc finger CCCH domain-containing protein 41, whose protein sequence is MDLKVTSLKEGGLSPDSVSDPEEKEISDDDDRNHKHRRRETSSQSTERDALEQVLVRPYRKRNKPFENGHFYRENNSQSSESWKSYNMAPLEKDQSGNFDKRRPGIATFMRTSNRFNQSLPAELGPGRGRGKESASWSQRDNRFGSVDIASQMIPQGSVTTSLFPGRGVSNSQSASWSAFGLIPGLPNGGLDTLHPLGMQGALRPSLSPPLNMGVARQRCRDFEERGFCLRGDMCPMEHGVNRIVVEDVQSLSQFNLPVSLPSAHLIGTPSALPSGSAPSSTLINSKNVHIKTSKPGIADDELSMNGAFIGSACTDGADFYDPDQPLWTDDRPETSRSLLGINPSKLSETDCLLDSYSADNERQVRSNATAVGSQGTSSSVWGRIGAQNKSEMKKKIDSTTISSSNYIENEAKGDQESLAKLQVGTRQGRQISMEDNGLQAIDSSLKTQGDTGHNIRKPSQKALRTLFVNGIPQKDNRRENLLLHFRKFGEVIDIYIPLNSERAFVQFSKREEAEAALKAPDAVMGNRFIKLWWANRDNVPDSVISSGNRALVTPGGVAAVSVPSRPSIAQRVKDNFQSGTPKISVPNASAGLLAAFDHPKPVATNSPKALPPSQKKLENLEVLKEELRKKQELLDQKRNDFRRQLDKLEKQATGIKTEVASEQAAKRQKAETLDDITKAAMPASNDSDTVIGSQQAEVVEKNIKTVGNVMQQSSKASTATAQHESSSLKQSFRPLAPAGASIFMNRFKLDNRPTTFKISPPLPAGLANVATLEEHFSAYGELSAVELENVESNDAMISENCSARISFTTRRAAEWAFVSGKCWQGQNLHFMWVVSNNPSNDNGTRENPPPPSKGISDAKLEAVGQVAPVDSQKVAVARDGESENLERKESSQGSIDQDEDLQPSSSAVPCEKVT, encoded by the exons ATGGACCTAAAAGTAACATCTCTAAAGGAAGGGGGTCTCTCACCTGATTCTGTCAGTGATCctgaagagaaagaaatcagtgatgatgatgatcgtAATCATAAGCATCGTAGGCGGGAGACCAGCTCTCAATCTACAGAAAGAGATGCACTGGAACAAGTTCTAGTAAGACCATACAGAAAGAGGAACAAACCTTTTGAAAATGGACATTTTTATAGGGAAAATAATTCTCAGTCAAGTGAAAGCTGGAAAAGTTACAATATGGCCCCTCTGGAGAAAGACCAATCTGGCAACTTTGACAAAAGGCGTCCTGGAATAGCAACATTTATGCGGACTTCCAACAGGTTTAATCAATCACTACCTGCTGAACTGGGTCCTGGTAGAGGTAGAGGAAAGGAATCTGCTTCCTGGAGCCAACGCGATAATAGGTTCGGCTCTGTTGATATTGCTTCTCAAATGATTCCACAGGGATCTGTGACTACTAGTCTGTTTCCAGGGAGAGGGGTTTCCAACTCACAGAGTGCATCTTGGAGTGCATTTGGATTGATTCCAGGACTACCAAATGGTGGTTTGGATACACTTCATCCCCTTGGTATGCAAGGTGCACTAAGGCCGTCACTCAGTCCTCCTCTAAATATGGGTGTTGCACGTCAAAGGTGTAGAGACTTTGAGGAACGGGGCTTTTGCCTGAGGGGGGACATGTGTCCAATGGAGCATGGTGTCAATCGGATTGTTGTTGAAGATGTTCAG AGCCTTTCGCAGTTTAATCTCCCTGTTTCACTTCCAAGTGCACACCTGATTGGAACACCATCTGCTTTACCATCTGGTAGCGCACCTTCAAGCACATTGATAAATAGCAAGAATGTACATATTAAAACTAGCAAGCCTGGGATTGCTGACGATGAATTGAGCATGAATGGTGCTTTCATTGGTTCAGCTTGTACAGATGGAGCTGATTTTTATGATCCTGATCAGCCTTTGTGGACTGATGATCGTCCAGAAACTTCAAGATCTCTACTAGGAATAAATCCATCAAAGCTTAGTGAAACTGATTGTTTGTTGGATTCATATTCTGCTGATAATGAAAGACAAGTGAGGAGCAATGCAACTGCAGTGGGATCTCAAGGTACAAGTTCTTCTGTGTGGGGAAGAATTGGTGCACAAAATAAATcagagatgaaaaagaaaattgattctACAACTATAAGTTCTTCAAATTACATTGAAAATGAAGCAAAGGGAGATCAGGAGTCATTAGCCAAGCTTCAGGTTGGTACTCGTCAAGGAAGGCAGATCTCAATGGAAGACAATGGGTTGCAAGCTATTGATTCATCTCTGAAAACACAAGGTGACACCGGACATAATATCCGGAAACCTTCTCAAAAGGCACTTCGTACTCTATTTGTCAATGGCATTCCTCAGAAAGACAACAGAAGGGAGAATCTACTTTTACACTTCAGAAAATTTGGAGAGGTTATTGACATTTATATCCCATTAAATAGTGAACGAGCTTTTGTTCAGTTCTCTAAGAGAGAAGAGGCTGAGGCTGCTCTTAAGGCACCTGATGCTGTAATGGGTAACAGGTTTATCAAGCTGTGGTGGGCTAATCGTGACAATGTTCCTGATTCTGTAATTAGTAGTGGTAATAGAGCACTGGTAACTCCTGGTGGGGTGGCAGCTGTTTCAGTTCCGTCCCGACCATCTATTGCTCAGAGAGTGAAAGATAATTTTCAATCTGGAACTCCAAAAATTAGTGTCCCCAATGCCTCTGCTGGTCTTCTGGCTGCTTTTGATCACCCTAAGCCTGTGGCAACCAACAGTCCCAAGGCCCTACCTCCTTCGCAAAAGAAGCTGGAGAATCTAGAGGTTTTGAAGGAGGAACTTCGTAAGAAGCAGGAATTGCTTGATCAGAAGCGTAATGACTTCCGGCGCCAATTGGATAAGCTTGAGAAACAG GCTACAGGCATCAAGACTGAAGTAGCATCTGAACAGGCTGCTAAGAGACAAAAAGCTGAAACATTGGATGACATTACAAAAGCTGCAATGCCAGCGTCCAATGATTCTGACACAGTCATAGGATCACAACAGGCAGAAGTGGTTGAGAAGAATATTAAAACAGTGGGGAATGTCATGCAACAGAGTTCCAAAGCAAGTACAGCTACAGCACAGCATGAATCTTCAAGCTTGAAGCAATCATTTCGTCCTTTGGCACCTGCAGGGGCATCCATTTTCATGAACAGATTCAAATTGGACAACCGTCCCACCACCTTTAAAATTAGTCCACCTTTACCAGCAGGCCTTGCAAAT GTTGCTACTCTAGAGGAACACTTCTCAGCATATGGTGAACTCTCTGCTGTAGAGCTAGAAAATGTGGAGTCTAATGATGCAATGATATCAGAGAATTGCTCAGCTCGAATATCTTTCACAACTCGTCGTGCAGCTGAGTGGGCATTTGTGAGTGGCAAATGCTGGCAAGGccaaaatttgcattttatGTGGGTGGTGTCTAATAATCCCAGCAATGACAATGGCACAAGAGAaaaccctccacctccttccAAGGGCATTTCAGATGCCAAGCTTGAGGCTGTGGGGCAAGTTGCACCTGTTGATTCTCAGAAAGTAGCTGTCGCAAGAGATGGAGAATCTGAAAatttggaaagaaaagagagtagTCAGGGCAGTATAGACCAGGATGAAGATCTGCAGCCCAGTTCATCTGCTGTGCCATGTGAGAAAGTCACCTGA